AACAAGAAAGGGCCCAAAAGCTATTAAGAAGATACTCCCATACAGGGATCCTTGGTAGATTGTTTGCCTGGTTATTGGATCTTTGGGAATGGTTTTGGTCCTGGCTTTTTAAAAACTAAACTAAATCAACCCATCCATCATCCCTTCATTCAAAACGTTTCTGTTAAGAGACCTGGAAATTTTTTTACTTATCAAATGGAACTTGTTATATGATCCTGTTGAGACGTAAAATTACCACTTTGTAAAAATTTTGCACCGCAAAAGAGGGGTTGGAAACAAAAATTTATTAATTAGATTTACAAAAAGGAATCTCTTCTCTATCTTGAGCAATCCATACCAAGGAGATCTCTCGAATGAAAAAATCTTCGATCCTTATAATCTCCACCGCTATAATGGTCAGCTTTGCTGCATGTATCGGTGGACTCCCCGGCTTAAAAAGTAATTTCTCTGTCGGAGAGCAAGACATTCCAGGAGTAGGAGTTAAGAAGCTTTTCGCACCTTATTCTGAAACTGTGAACTATTGGGGATACATCAAACCAGGACAAGCCGCTGACGCAGTAGTAAACGGAAAGAAATCATATTTCCTTTTTGTTTGGGTTCCAGCAGCTATCGTTGAATTAGGTGTTCGTCTAATTTCCCCTACCGGAGAAATTGGTGAGCCATCTAGCGACGACTTCCAAAGTGAGGCTTTCAAAGCTGCAACTCCGGAAGAAAAAAGCATGCCGAACTGGTTCGATACTTGGATTCGCGTAGAGCGCTTAGCAGCTATTATGCCGAACCAAATCGAAGGAGCAGCTAAAGGAAAAGCTCTTCAAAATCTTGGCGACAATGATGATGGAGACGATACTTATAATGAAGAGCGTCACAACAAGTACAACTCTTTACTTCGTATCCAAATTCCTAATATTCCAAAAAGCTTGGATGAACTTAAAAACATCGACACTAAAAAACTTTTAGTTCGCGGTTTATACAGAATTACCTTCACTACTTACAAAGTAGGCGAAGTTAAAGGTTCTTTCGTAGCTACTGTTGGAGTTCTTGGCCCTCCAGGTGTTCCAGGTCTTTCTCCTATTCTTCACGCAAACCCAGCTGAATTGCAAAAATTGGCTGTCGATGCAGAAGAAAAATTGAAAGCTGCAATTGCTGGAGACAAGAAGTAATCCTTCTTTTTCCCGCTTTGCTTAAAGCCGAAAGCCGTCGGGTAAAACCGGCGGCTTTTTTTATACCTTTTGCTTAGCTGCAATTTCGCACGCAGAGACTCAGTGCCGCGGAGTTATTTCTTTTACCAAATACTCAAGCCATCATAAACTATTATCCAAACCCTCTCTGCGGCTTTGCGACTCTGCGTGAAAATACCTCTTCCCTACTCCGTGGTCTCCCCTGCGAAACCTAATGCTGTTCGAAAAGAACCCTGACTTTAAAAAATATTCTGTCTTAAAATTTTTCCCTTTCCATATCGCATCGGAATAATAAGGGTCTCTTAAGAAACGCAATCGAATTGAACAAAAGTTCATCTATATATTTTATATCCGGAGAATATCCATGCTCGAAAATAATTATTTCATAGAGAATGAAGACTTAAAACAATATTTCGAATCCTTAATAGACTGGGAAGAAGTAGTAGAAGCATTCGAACAAGGATTTTCTGACAAAAAAGAATATGAAAAAACAGGAAAGGAAGAACTTTCATTAGCTCCAGGAAGTAAAGAAGAAGCCATCGAATTTTATAGATCCGTATTGGAATCCGCCGGAGAGATTGCTGGAAAAGAAGTGGCACCCTTTGCTCAGAAAATGGATGCAGAAGGTTTAATATATGAAAAAGGTAAAGTTACATTTCCAAAAGAAATGATAAACGCAGTCAATCAGGTCAAGGAAGCGGGAATTCTTCCCTATTCTATCGGACGTAAACATGGAGGATTAGGGCTACCTTGTACGGTACAAGCAATGCTTATGGAAATATTCTCCAGGGCGGATGGCTCACTTGCAATCGCTTTAGGATGTATGAACCTTGCAGAGACAATAGAAAGATTCGGCTCGGAAGAAATGGTCCAAGCATATGTGCCTAAAATGGCAGCAGGAGAACTATGCGGTGCGATGGCGCTCACGGAACCGAATTATGGATCAGACCTTCCCAACTTACAAACAAAAGCGATCAAAGGAGGAGATGGGGTCTGGAGAATTACAGGAGCCAAAAGATTTATCACGCATGGTTGCGGATTCGATGATAAACCTTCCATCATTCTTACATTAGCCAGAACTGGAAGCCCAACAAGCGGCGCAAGAGGACTCTCCTTCTTCATAGTCAAAAGTGAAGACGTAGAGATCGCAGGGATAGAGAAAAAAATGGGGCTGCACTGCTCTCCCACCTGCGAGGTGGTGTATGAAAACACTCCGGGTATATTAATCGGGGAAGAAGGTTACGGACTCGTAAAATATTCCATGGCGATGATGAACGGAGCAAGACTTTCTATTGCAGGACAGGCAATGGGAATCGGGGCCGCTGCTTATTATGAAGCCAAAAAATATGCGGACGAAAGAGAACAATTCGGCAAGAAGATCAGAAATATCCCGGCAGTCAAAAAGATGTTGGATCTAATGGATAGAGAAGTGATAGCAATGCGTTCCATTCTGCAGGAAGCTTCCAGATCCATAGACCTATACCACTGGAAATCCGAAAAAATGAAAGAGTCCGGAGTGGACGAAAGAGAGATCAAAAAGGACGAAGCCATCAAAAAATGGGAAAAACTCGCGAATCTATTCACTCCATTATCTAAATATTATATTACGGAACAGGCAAATAAGATCGCATTCGACGCGTTACAGATCCACGGAGGGGCCGGATATACTTACGATTACGATATTTCCAGGATCTATAGAGACGTAAGGATCACAAATATCTACGAAGGAACCA
The nucleotide sequence above comes from Leptospira dzoumogneensis. Encoded proteins:
- the lipL32 gene encoding major surface lipoprotein LipL32, which encodes MKKSSILIISTAIMVSFAACIGGLPGLKSNFSVGEQDIPGVGVKKLFAPYSETVNYWGYIKPGQAADAVVNGKKSYFLFVWVPAAIVELGVRLISPTGEIGEPSSDDFQSEAFKAATPEEKSMPNWFDTWIRVERLAAIMPNQIEGAAKGKALQNLGDNDDGDDTYNEERHNKYNSLLRIQIPNIPKSLDELKNIDTKKLLVRGLYRITFTTYKVGEVKGSFVATVGVLGPPGVPGLSPILHANPAELQKLAVDAEEKLKAAIAGDKK
- a CDS encoding acyl-CoA dehydrogenase family protein: MLENNYFIENEDLKQYFESLIDWEEVVEAFEQGFSDKKEYEKTGKEELSLAPGSKEEAIEFYRSVLESAGEIAGKEVAPFAQKMDAEGLIYEKGKVTFPKEMINAVNQVKEAGILPYSIGRKHGGLGLPCTVQAMLMEIFSRADGSLAIALGCMNLAETIERFGSEEMVQAYVPKMAAGELCGAMALTEPNYGSDLPNLQTKAIKGGDGVWRITGAKRFITHGCGFDDKPSIILTLARTGSPTSGARGLSFFIVKSEDVEIAGIEKKMGLHCSPTCEVVYENTPGILIGEEGYGLVKYSMAMMNGARLSIAGQAMGIGAAAYYEAKKYADEREQFGKKIRNIPAVKKMLDLMDREVIAMRSILQEASRSIDLYHWKSEKMKESGVDEREIKKDEAIKKWEKLANLFTPLSKYYITEQANKIAFDALQIHGGAGYTYDYDISRIYRDVRITNIYEGTTQLQVVAAIGGIVTGLGSKGILRQYLDEEMSSFSPSRELLENRKKLEESHSIYTSLENGTSKDEVAFELVESATRIIIGVILERGLKKLDGDPKNERAALIHSYNLDSSALLEYNKIRIENKKSPALV